From the Oncorhynchus masou masou isolate Uvic2021 unplaced genomic scaffold, UVic_Omas_1.1 unplaced_scaffold_7240, whole genome shotgun sequence genome, one window contains:
- the LOC135537204 gene encoding uncharacterized protein LOC135537204 gives MLITEDKAAESTLITKDKAAESTLITEDKAAESTLINKDKGTESTLITEDKAAESTLIPKDKGAESDKGAESTLITKDKAAESTLITEVKAAESTLITKDKAAETTLITEDKAAESTLITEDKAAESTLITEDKAPESTLITEDKAAESTLITKDKAPESTLITKDKAAESTLITEDKDKAAESTLIPKDKAAESTLITKDKAAESTLITEDKAAESTLITEDKAAESTLITKDKALELTLITEDKAAESTLITKDKAPESMLITEDKAAESTLITKDKAAESTLIPKDKAAESTLITKDKAAESTLITEDKAAESTLITEDKAAESTLITKDKALELTLITEDKAAESTLITKDKAPESMLITEDKAAESTLITKDKAAESTLITDDKAPSPESTLITKDKAAESTLIPKDKGAESTLITEDKGAESTLITKDKTAESTLITEDKAAESKLIPKDKAAESTLIPKDKGAESTLIPKD, from the exons aTGCTAATCACAGaggacaaggccgctgagtcgacgctaatcaccaaggacaaggccgctgagtcgacgctaatcaccgaggacaaggccgctgagtcgacACTAATCAACAAGGACAAGGGCACTGAGTCGACACTAATCACTGaggacaaggccgctgagtcgacgctaatccCCAAGGACAAGGGCGCTGAGTCG GACAAGGGcgctgagtcgacgctaatcacCAAGGACAAGGCTGCTGAGTCGACGTTAATCACTGAGGTCAAGGCCGCTGAGTCGACGTTAATCACCAAGGACAAGGCCGCTGAGACGACGCTAATCACCGaggacaaggccgctgagtcgacgctaatcacTGAGGACAAGGCTgctgagtcgacgctaatcacAGAGGACAAGGCCCctgagtcgacgctaatcactgaggacaaggccgctgagtcgacgctaatcacCAAGGACAAGGCCCctgagtcgacgctaatcaccaaggacaaggccgctgagtcgacgctaatcactgaggacaag gacaaggccgctgagtcgacgctaatccccaaggacaaggccgctgagtcgacGTTAATCACCAaggacaaggccgctgagtcgacgctaatcacagaggacaaggccgctgagtcgacgctaatcacTGAGGACAAGGCTgctgagtcgacgctaatcacCAAGGACAAGGCCCTTGAGTTGACGCTAATCACTGaggacaaggccgctgagtcgacgctaatcacCAAGGACAAGGCCCCTGAGTCGATGCTAATCACTGaggacaaggccgctgagtcgacgctaatcacCAAGGACAAGGCTgctgagtcgacgctaatccccaaggacaaggccgctgagtcgacGTTAATCACCAaggacaaggccgctgagtcgacgctaatcacagaggacaaggccgctgagtcgacgctaatcacTGAGGACAAGGCTgctgagtcgacgctaatcacCAAGGACAAGGCCCTTGAGTTGACGCTAATCACTGaggacaaggccgctgagtcgacgctaatcacCAAGGACAAGGCCCCTGAGTCGATGCTAATCACTGaggacaaggccgctgagtcgacgctaatcacCAAGGACAAGGCTgctgagtcgacgctaatcacCGACGACAAGGCCCCGA GCCCCGAGTCGACGCTAATCACCAaggacaaggccgctgagtcgacgctaatccCCAAGGACAAGGGCGCTGAGTCGACGTTAATCACTGAGGACAAGGGcgctgagtcgacgctaatcacCAAGGACAAGACTGCTGAGTCGACGTTAATCACTGaggacaaggccgctgagtcgaagctaatccccaaggacaaggccgctgagtcgacgctaatccCCAAGGACAAGGGCGCTGAGTCGACGTTAATCCCCAAGGACAA